One part of the Microbacterium aurugineum genome encodes these proteins:
- a CDS encoding Asp23/Gls24 family envelope stress response protein: MANVTGGAQPKAQVVAPQSGTAAGKTTIEDAVVAKIAGIAAREVAGVYALGGGAARMVGAIRDALNTTDLSQGISVEVGETQVAVDVTIVAEYPVSLQKVADEVRAAIHRAMVELVGMEVAEVNVTVNDVHIPSDDEDEGTQEARVQ, translated from the coding sequence ATGGCGAACGTGACTGGTGGCGCCCAGCCCAAGGCTCAGGTCGTCGCACCGCAGTCGGGGACTGCTGCGGGCAAGACGACGATCGAGGACGCGGTGGTGGCGAAGATCGCCGGCATCGCCGCACGCGAAGTGGCGGGCGTGTATGCGCTCGGCGGGGGAGCCGCCCGAATGGTCGGTGCGATCCGTGACGCGCTCAACACGACCGATCTCTCTCAGGGGATCAGCGTCGAGGTCGGCGAGACGCAGGTCGCGGTCGACGTGACGATCGTCGCGGAGTACCCGGTCTCGCTCCAGAAGGTCGCGGACGAGGTTCGCGCGGCCATCCACCGCGCGATGGTGGAGCTGGTCGGCATGGAGGTCGCCGAGGTCAACGTGACCGTGAACGACGTGCACATCCCCTCCGATGACGAGGACGAGGGCACGCAGGAGGCGCGAGTCCAGTGA
- a CDS encoding DUF2273 domain-containing protein, which produces MNASVIGAAAAAVLALTWVALGFWAFLLVALAMLLGAVAGRIIDGRLDVRALAEVFRGRRSSS; this is translated from the coding sequence GTGAATGCATCGGTGATCGGCGCGGCGGCCGCCGCAGTGCTGGCGCTCACCTGGGTGGCCCTGGGGTTCTGGGCGTTCCTGCTCGTGGCGTTGGCGATGCTGCTCGGAGCGGTCGCCGGCCGCATCATCGACGGCCGGCTCGACGTCCGCGCACTCGCCGAGGTCTTCCGAGGCCGGCGCTCCTCGTCATGA
- a CDS encoding CsbD family protein: MGAEDKIKAAAEKIAGKAKETVGKVIDDDKLVAEGKAEQAKGGVRDAAEDVKDAFKK; the protein is encoded by the coding sequence ATGGGCGCAGAAGACAAGATCAAGGCCGCTGCGGAGAAGATCGCCGGAAAGGCGAAGGAGACCGTCGGCAAGGTGATCGACGACGACAAGCTCGTCGCCGAAGGCAAGGCCGAGCAGGCCAAGGGCGGTGTCCGTGACGCGGCAGAGGACGTCAAGGACGCGTTCAAGAAGTGA
- a CDS encoding L-rhamnose mutarotase, whose translation MRIALHSVIAEGAIEDYRSHHARIPDSLRDLFDVAGIHDWTIWRSGRNLFHLVECDDFEATMRIVEASPANDSWQADIGRFVEGFHGPDGEEGFTPIEQVWALAAQRATGS comes from the coding sequence ATGCGCATCGCCCTGCATTCAGTGATTGCCGAGGGGGCGATCGAGGACTATCGGTCCCATCACGCTCGGATCCCGGATTCTCTGCGCGACCTGTTCGACGTCGCGGGGATCCACGACTGGACCATCTGGCGCTCGGGGCGCAACCTCTTCCACCTCGTCGAGTGCGACGACTTCGAGGCGACGATGCGCATCGTCGAGGCCTCCCCGGCGAACGATTCTTGGCAGGCCGACATCGGGCGCTTCGTCGAGGGGTTCCACGGTCCGGACGGTGAAGAGGGGTTCACGCCCATCGAACAGGTCTGGGCACTCGCGGCGCAGCGCGCCACCGGCAGCTGA
- a CDS encoding AAA family ATPase, with the protein MVLAPLAKINLIAGQNNTGKSNVLRAVASALGADVGPGAWDRPLGDAEHRPVRLVAHDRASVADWLDSSGRVRAFDEKLNDFISAMKLEVGEASSRYLWLGSVPGEVVDGLYQEWAQAIGRDHFASELSGALTNTTGGGHGGDARRVINVLASRQPKHPPVFRVEGIREISDSSDDEPDFNGRSIKRRLLELQAPSTQRLADKELFQSIQEFVRAVMDDDTVTIDVPHDLSTIHVTQQGHTLPIEYVGTGVHEVVILAAAGTIIQDSVVCIEEPEVHLHPMLQRKLLRYLASSTSNQYFIATHSAHMLDSELGAIFHITRSGGTSSIRYAGSASERAAVCADLGYRPSDLVQTNAVLWVEGPSDRTYLKHWIEKIKPGVFVEGLHYSIMFYGGSLLSELSPLDRDEVDEFISLRSLNRYMAVLIDSDRRRSGAKLNASKRRVIEALRQDSETSVAWVTAGYTIENYVPESVLSEAVKRSHPSVSSKRFEPQTQWSNPLAPDRIGVKRPSKTAVARAAVQSWGDEWPLNLKRQVNAVIALIERANAHT; encoded by the coding sequence ATGGTGCTCGCGCCCCTCGCAAAGATCAACCTGATCGCGGGACAGAACAACACAGGGAAGTCGAATGTGCTCCGCGCCGTGGCGAGCGCTCTAGGCGCTGACGTCGGCCCTGGAGCGTGGGATCGACCGCTTGGTGATGCCGAGCATCGACCTGTGCGGCTCGTTGCGCACGATCGAGCTTCGGTCGCTGATTGGCTTGATTCCTCGGGGCGTGTCCGAGCGTTCGATGAGAAGCTAAACGACTTCATCTCCGCGATGAAACTTGAGGTCGGCGAAGCTTCAAGTCGGTACCTGTGGCTCGGAAGCGTACCGGGCGAGGTCGTCGACGGGCTCTATCAGGAGTGGGCGCAGGCTATCGGCCGCGACCATTTCGCGTCTGAACTATCTGGCGCCTTGACTAACACCACCGGCGGCGGTCACGGCGGTGATGCCCGCAGGGTGATCAACGTGCTTGCGTCTCGGCAACCCAAGCATCCACCGGTGTTCCGGGTTGAAGGTATACGTGAAATATCGGACTCGAGCGACGATGAGCCCGACTTCAACGGCCGTAGTATTAAACGCAGGTTGCTTGAGCTCCAAGCGCCCAGTACGCAACGGCTAGCCGACAAAGAACTGTTTCAGTCCATTCAAGAATTCGTTCGTGCGGTGATGGACGACGATACCGTAACCATTGACGTACCTCACGACCTGTCGACGATTCATGTAACCCAGCAAGGTCATACCCTTCCAATCGAATACGTAGGTACCGGCGTTCATGAGGTGGTGATTTTGGCTGCCGCAGGTACGATTATCCAAGATTCTGTGGTCTGCATAGAGGAGCCGGAGGTTCACCTCCACCCAATGCTGCAACGCAAACTCCTGCGTTATTTAGCTTCTAGCACCTCGAACCAGTACTTCATAGCAACTCACTCCGCACATATGTTGGATTCTGAGTTGGGCGCGATCTTTCATATCACTCGCTCGGGTGGCACGTCCTCAATCCGCTATGCGGGATCCGCGAGCGAGCGAGCTGCGGTATGCGCAGATCTGGGGTATCGGCCGTCCGATCTCGTACAGACGAACGCGGTGTTGTGGGTGGAGGGTCCATCGGATCGCACCTATCTCAAGCACTGGATTGAGAAGATCAAACCGGGAGTTTTCGTCGAGGGACTGCACTATTCGATCATGTTCTATGGTGGATCTCTCCTAAGCGAACTTTCTCCACTAGATCGGGATGAGGTGGACGAGTTTATCTCTCTGCGCTCTCTGAACAGATACATGGCCGTCTTGATCGATTCCGATCGTCGTCGGTCAGGCGCGAAGCTGAACGCCAGCAAGCGACGGGTTATCGAGGCGCTGCGTCAAGACTCGGAGACGAGCGTCGCCTGGGTCACAGCTGGCTACACGATCGAGAACTATGTTCCTGAGAGCGTTTTGTCTGAGGCAGTCAAACGATCGCACCCGAGCGTTTCTTCCAAAAGGTTCGAGCCGCAGACGCAGTGGTCTAATCCTCTAGCCCCTGACCGAATCGGCGTTAAGCGCCCGAGTAAGACCGCTGTCGCAAGAGCTGCGGTGCAGTCATGGGGGGATGAGTGGCCTCTGAACCTCAAGAGGCAGGTCAACGCGGTGATCGCTCTCATTGAGCGTGCGAACGCCCACACATAA